The Candidatus Poribacteria bacterium DNA window TAACTTCTGCAGCGCATCATTTGCATCACGGCGGATGTTCCTGATAGCGACGCGTCCTTCCTCGGCTAACTTAGCAACGTATCGAGTCAGTTCCTGGCGACGTTCCGTTGTCAACTCAGGGATTTGGATGCGAATCACATTGCCGTCATTGTTCGGATTCAAGCCCAAGTCAGATTGAGCAATCGCTCTCTCAACATCCTTCATAACCGTCTTGTCCCAAGGTTGGATGACAATCAGGCGAGGTTCAGGGATGGTAATCGTCGCAACTTGATTAATTGGACTTTTGGTGCCGTAATAATCAATCAGAATATTATCCAATAGAGAAGCCGAGGCTCTCCCAGTACGAACATGCGCAAAATCTCTGGCTGTCGCTTCCACAGCCTTCTGCATTCGCGTCTCTGCATCACGAAGAATTGTTTTAGGCATTTTGAACACTCCTTTAGATTACCCATCAATCACAGACAATCTTCAGTCCTAGGATCTAGTCCTGTCCTAACACATAGAGCGAAAACCGTCTCACAACGATGTTTTCCCCAAGCTGAGCAATGGCATCTTGGATGAGCTGCTTAACCGTTTTATCCATCTCCCGAATATAGGGTTGTTCGAGCAAGCAAGCCTCAGCATAGAATTTAGAGAGTCTGCCATCAACGATTTTATCGACGATATGCTCCGGTTTCCCCTCGTCAAGTGTCTGTCTCCTTAAAATCTCTTTCTCCGATTCTAACACACTCGCCGGCACATCTTCTTCGCCGATGTACTTAGGCTTGGCGGCGGCAACCTGCATCGCAATCTCTTTCGTCAACGCCTGAAATTGTTCCGTACGCGCGACGAAATCTGTTTCACAGTTGACCTCAACCAATACACCAATTCGGCTGCCGGGGTGAATATACGATGCAATCAACCCTTCAGAGGTGGTGCGTCCGCCTTTGAGCTCCGAAGCCTTCAAGCCCTTTTCGCGTAGAAGTT harbors:
- the frr gene encoding ribosome recycling factor — its product is MPKTILRDAETRMQKAVEATARDFAHVRTGRASASLLDNILIDYYGTKSPINQVATITIPEPRLIVIQPWDKTVMKDVERAIAQSDLGLNPNNDGNVIRIQIPELTTERRQELTRYVAKLAEEGRVAIRNIRRDANDALQKLEKSREISQDERHTYAAEVQDCTDLYTDQTNELLKSKEEELLEL
- the tsf gene encoding translation elongation factor Ts, producing the protein MEITAKMVSELRARTSAGIMDCKKALTETEGDLETAIQLLREKGLKASELKGGRTTSEGLIASYIHPGSRIGVLVEVNCETDFVARTEQFQALTKEIAMQVAAAKPKYIGEEDVPASVLESEKEILRRQTLDEGKPEHIVDKIVDGRLSKFYAEACLLEQPYIREMDKTVKQLIQDAIAQLGENIVVRRFSLYVLGQD